A region of Antedon mediterranea chromosome 8, ecAntMedi1.1, whole genome shotgun sequence DNA encodes the following proteins:
- the LOC140057620 gene encoding lactadherin-like, protein MNTSCEMIVFSGNSDMTTPVRNMFPYHVYAAYIRIHPLDTNSNKLSMRIEILGCPGSCINPLGVEDGTIPNDQMTSSSTGASWKTNAYHGRLNRNMGSGAWIASNTDDYPWLQVHLGALKEVTGVITQGRPQNSQWVKSYQVSYSLDDIAFQKIMHTSSCEIML, encoded by the exons atgaacACAAGTTGTGAAATGATA GTGTTTTCTGGTAATTCGGATATGACAACACCAGTCAGAAATATGTTTCCTTATCATGTTTATGCTGCATATATACGTATACATCCATTGGATACCAACTCAAATAAACTAAGCATGAGAATCGAAATTCTAGGATGCCCAG gttCTTGCATCAACCCACTTGGAGTTGAAGATGGGACGATTCCTAATGATCAAATGACTTCATCAAGTACAGGAGCTTCTTGGAAAACGAATGCTTATCATGGTCGACTCAACCGTAATATGGGCAGCGGAGCTTGGATTGCCAGCAACACAGATGATTATCCGTGGTTACAGGTACATCTTGGTGCTTTGAAAGAAGTAACTGGAGTTATCACGCAAGGACGCCCACAAAATTCACAATGGGTTAAATCTTATCAAGTTTCTTACAGTCTTGATGATATCGCCTTTCAAAAAATTATGCACACTTCAAGTTGTGAAATAATG CTGTAA